The Arachidicoccus terrestris genome includes the window TATAGCTGTTTCAGCATACGGTGATCCTGCTAAAATGAATGCCATTCTGGCGGCAAATCCGGGCGTTCCGCCTTATGATATACTGCCGGAAGGGATTGTAATTAATATCCCCATCATTGAAGCCGCAGAGGTAAAAACAAATGCGGAACAACTACCCCCATGGAAACGCTAAACAATGAAGGTATTAAAAATACAATACGAGG containing:
- a CDS encoding tail protein X; amino-acid sequence: MSNEIQITTQGGERWDNIAVSAYGDPAKMNAILAANPGVPPYDILPEGIVINIPIIEAAEVKTNAEQLPPWKR